A window from Cellulomonas sp. C5510 encodes these proteins:
- the nagB gene encoding glucosamine-6-phosphate deaminase, translating to MEVVIAPGPELARLAADTIERVLRARAAEGRHAVLGIATGSSPLAVYDELARRHTQEGLSFAGVQAFMLDEYVGLAADHPERYRNVIETEFASRVDIDPADVHGPDGLAEDIPAACAAYEAAIAESGGVDVQILGVGTDGHIAFNEPGSSLASRTRIKTLTRQTREDNARFFGGDVSQVPTHCLTQGLATIMSARHVLLLATGKHKAEAVHQLVEGPVSAMWPGTVLQHHPHATVLVDEAAASRLQLAAYYRETFAAKPAWQTI from the coding sequence ATGGAGGTCGTCATCGCGCCCGGGCCCGAGCTGGCCCGCCTCGCGGCGGACACGATCGAGCGGGTGCTGCGCGCCCGCGCCGCGGAGGGCCGGCACGCGGTGCTCGGCATCGCCACCGGGTCCAGCCCGCTCGCGGTCTACGACGAGCTCGCGCGGCGGCACACGCAGGAGGGCCTGTCGTTCGCCGGCGTGCAGGCGTTCATGCTCGACGAGTACGTCGGGCTCGCCGCCGACCACCCCGAGCGGTACCGCAACGTCATCGAGACCGAGTTCGCCTCCCGCGTCGACATCGACCCGGCCGACGTCCACGGCCCCGACGGGCTCGCGGAGGACATCCCCGCGGCCTGCGCGGCGTACGAGGCCGCCATCGCGGAGTCCGGCGGCGTCGACGTGCAGATCCTCGGCGTCGGCACCGACGGGCACATCGCGTTCAACGAGCCCGGGTCGTCGCTGGCGTCCCGCACCCGCATCAAGACGCTCACCCGCCAGACCCGCGAGGACAACGCCCGGTTCTTCGGCGGCGACGTCTCGCAGGTGCCCACGCACTGCCTGACGCAGGGCCTGGCGACCATCATGTCCGCCCGGCACGTCCTGCTGCTGGCCACCGGCAAGCACAAGGCGGAGGCCGTCCACCAGCTCGTCGAGGGCCCGGTCAGCGCGATGTGGCCCGGGACCGTCCTGCAGCACCACCCGCACGCCACGGTCCTCGTCGACGAGGCGGCGGCGAGCCGCCTCCAGCTCGCGGCGTACTACCGCGAGACCTTCGCCGCCAAGCCGGCCTGGCAGACCATCTAG
- a CDS encoding DUF3039 domain-containing protein: MSEPLPPSTEPDRLSEPGGGSTGLLERVEQEQAVEPGDHERFAHYVRKEKIMESALSGKPVVALCGKVWVPGRDPNKFPVCPVCKEIYEGLREPQDGGDGDQGSGGGGRRWGFGRGKGSGDSSGGQ; the protein is encoded by the coding sequence ATGAGTGAGCCCCTGCCGCCGAGCACCGAGCCGGACCGACTGTCGGAGCCGGGCGGCGGCTCGACGGGGCTCCTCGAGCGCGTCGAGCAGGAGCAGGCCGTCGAGCCGGGTGACCACGAGCGCTTCGCGCACTACGTGCGCAAGGAGAAGATCATGGAGTCGGCGCTGTCCGGCAAGCCCGTGGTCGCGCTCTGCGGCAAGGTGTGGGTCCCCGGCCGGGACCCGAACAAGTTCCCCGTCTGCCCGGTGTGCAAGGAGATCTACGAGGGTCTGCGCGAACCGCAGGACGGCGGGGACGGTGACCAGGGGTCCGGCGGCGGGGGACGCCGCTGGGGCTTCGGCCGCGGCAAGGGCTCGGGCGACTCCTCCGGCGGACAGTGA
- a CDS encoding DEAD/DEAH box helicase, whose protein sequence is MSAAERPSSASASHASTSAASQLPPAFPGRAPWGTAGKLRAWQAEALEQYLATSPRDFLAVATPGAGKTTFALRIATELLQARIVRRVTVVAPTEHLKHQWADAAARVGIKLDPNFKNAQGRHGHGFDGVALTYAGVASKPALHAARTTAAPTLVILDEVHHGGDALSWGDAVREAFEGATRRLALTGTPFRSDTAAIPFVEYERGVDGIRRSRADYTYGYSEALRDHVVRPVLFLTYSGSMRWRTKAGDEVSARLGEPLTKDMTAQAWRTALNPDGEWIPSVLAAADRRLTEVRRTVPDAGAMVIATDQTDARAYAGHLARLTGKSPTVVLSDDDGASARIDEFSASESRWLVAVRMVSEGVDVPRLAVGVYATSTATPLFFAQAVGRFVRARRRGETASVFLPSVAPLLALANALEVERDHALDRPLTAEEQGEGYNPEDALVADANRSEKASDALQGTFEALEAQASFDRVLFDGGEFGTGADVGSEEELDFLGLPGLLDPDQVTTLLRQRQASQVNARKGKGQPAPDRAEMDHRRQAELRKELSQLVGAWSRRSGQPHGAVHAELRRRCGGPEVPLADPAQLEARVSMVRGWFVGKR, encoded by the coding sequence GTGAGCGCCGCGGAGCGCCCCTCGTCCGCATCCGCCTCGCACGCCTCGACGTCGGCAGCATCGCAGCTGCCGCCGGCGTTCCCCGGGCGTGCGCCGTGGGGGACGGCGGGCAAGCTGCGCGCCTGGCAGGCCGAGGCGCTCGAGCAGTACCTGGCGACGTCGCCGCGGGACTTCCTGGCGGTCGCGACGCCGGGCGCCGGCAAGACGACGTTCGCGCTGCGGATCGCCACGGAGCTGCTGCAGGCGCGGATCGTGCGCCGCGTGACCGTGGTCGCCCCGACGGAGCACCTCAAGCACCAGTGGGCGGACGCCGCCGCGCGCGTGGGCATCAAGCTGGACCCCAACTTCAAGAACGCGCAGGGCCGGCACGGTCACGGGTTCGACGGCGTCGCCCTGACGTACGCCGGTGTGGCGTCGAAGCCGGCGCTGCACGCCGCCCGCACGACCGCGGCGCCGACGCTCGTGATCCTCGACGAGGTCCACCACGGCGGTGACGCGCTGTCCTGGGGTGACGCCGTGCGGGAGGCGTTCGAGGGGGCGACCCGCCGCCTGGCGCTGACCGGCACCCCGTTCCGCAGCGACACGGCGGCGATCCCCTTCGTCGAGTACGAGCGCGGCGTGGACGGCATCCGCCGCAGCCGCGCGGACTACACGTACGGCTACTCCGAGGCGCTGCGCGACCACGTCGTCCGCCCGGTGCTGTTCCTCACCTACTCGGGCTCGATGCGGTGGCGGACGAAGGCCGGCGACGAGGTCAGCGCCCGCCTCGGCGAGCCGCTGACCAAGGACATGACCGCGCAGGCGTGGCGGACGGCGCTCAACCCGGACGGCGAGTGGATCCCGTCGGTGCTGGCCGCGGCCGACCGCCGGCTGACGGAGGTGCGGCGCACGGTGCCGGACGCGGGCGCGATGGTCATCGCGACCGACCAGACGGACGCCCGCGCGTACGCCGGCCACCTGGCACGGCTCACGGGGAAGTCGCCGACGGTCGTGCTGTCCGACGACGACGGCGCGAGCGCCCGCATCGACGAGTTCTCCGCGTCGGAGTCGCGCTGGCTGGTGGCGGTGCGGATGGTCTCGGAGGGCGTCGACGTCCCGCGGCTCGCCGTGGGCGTGTACGCGACGAGCACGGCGACGCCGCTGTTCTTCGCGCAGGCGGTCGGGCGGTTCGTCCGGGCGAGGCGCCGCGGGGAGACCGCGTCGGTGTTCCTGCCGAGCGTCGCGCCGCTGCTGGCGCTGGCGAACGCGCTGGAGGTCGAGCGCGACCACGCCCTGGACCGCCCCCTGACGGCGGAGGAGCAGGGCGAGGGCTACAACCCCGAGGACGCGCTGGTCGCGGACGCGAACCGGTCGGAGAAGGCCTCGGACGCCCTGCAGGGCACGTTCGAGGCGCTCGAGGCCCAGGCGTCGTTCGACCGTGTGCTGTTCGACGGCGGCGAGTTCGGCACCGGCGCGGACGTGGGGTCGGAGGAGGAGCTGGATTTCCTCGGGCTGCCCGGCCTGCTCGACCCGGACCAGGTGACGACCCTGCTGCGGCAGCGCCAGGCCAGCCAGGTGAACGCCCGCAAGGGCAAGGGGCAGCCGGCCCCGGACCGCGCCGAGATGGACCACCGCCGGCAGGCGGAGCTGCGCAAGGAGCTCTCCCAGCTGGTGGGCGCCTGGTCGCGCCGCAGCGGCCAGCCGCACGGCGCGGTGCACGCCGAGCTGCGCCGCCGTTGCGGGGGTCCGGAGGTCCCGCTGGCGGACCCGGCGCAGCTCGAGGCGCGCGTGTCGATGGTCCGGGGCTGGTTCGTCGGCAAGCGCTGA
- a CDS encoding nicotinate phosphoribosyltransferase, which translates to MTSSTALLTDRYELTMLQAALADGTAGRRCVFEVFTRRLPHGRRYGVLAGTGRVLEALADFRFGPEELGWLSREGVVDDTTLEYLADYRFTGTITGYAEGEMFFPHSPVLTVEGSFAEAVLLETVVLSVLNYDSAVASAASRMTSAAIGRPCLEMGARRAHEQAAVAAARAAAVAGFAGTSNLEAGRRYGIPTIGTAAHAFTLLHDDEEAAFAAQVASAGAGTTLLVDTYDVRRGVERAVAAAGPGLGAVRLDSGDLGVLAQEVRAQLDALGARDTRIVVTSDLDEYAIAALAVAPVDSYGVGTSLVTGSGAPTCGMVYKLVAREGVDGRLAPVAKASTAKTSTGGRKNAARRLDGEGRAVAEVVVGGSDDAVRAWTPDSDDLRGLVVPLVVDGAVQPGWTGSEGVAAAAARHAASRDELPRGARRLSADEAALPTVTLTV; encoded by the coding sequence ATGACGTCGAGCACCGCCCTGCTGACCGACCGGTACGAGCTCACCATGCTGCAGGCCGCCCTCGCGGACGGGACGGCCGGGCGCCGCTGCGTCTTCGAGGTGTTCACGCGGCGCCTGCCGCACGGGCGACGCTACGGCGTGCTCGCCGGCACCGGCCGCGTCCTCGAGGCGCTGGCCGACTTCCGCTTCGGGCCCGAGGAGCTCGGCTGGCTGTCCCGCGAGGGCGTCGTCGACGACACCACGCTGGAGTACCTCGCGGACTACCGGTTCACGGGCACCATCACGGGGTACGCCGAGGGGGAGATGTTCTTCCCGCACTCCCCCGTGCTGACCGTCGAGGGCAGCTTCGCCGAGGCGGTGCTGCTGGAGACCGTCGTGCTGTCCGTCCTCAACTACGACTCCGCCGTGGCGTCGGCGGCGTCCCGCATGACGAGCGCCGCGATCGGCCGGCCGTGCCTGGAGATGGGCGCCCGGCGCGCCCACGAGCAGGCCGCCGTCGCCGCCGCGCGGGCCGCCGCCGTCGCCGGGTTCGCCGGGACGTCGAACCTCGAGGCCGGCCGGCGCTACGGGATCCCCACCATCGGAACGGCCGCGCACGCCTTCACGCTGCTGCACGACGACGAGGAGGCCGCCTTCGCGGCACAGGTCGCGTCGGCCGGCGCCGGCACCACGCTGCTGGTCGACACCTACGACGTGCGCCGCGGCGTCGAGCGGGCCGTCGCGGCCGCCGGCCCGGGCCTCGGGGCGGTGCGGCTCGACTCCGGCGACCTCGGCGTGCTCGCGCAGGAGGTGCGCGCCCAGCTCGACGCGCTCGGCGCCCGGGACACGCGCATCGTCGTCACGTCCGACCTGGACGAGTACGCGATCGCCGCGCTCGCCGTCGCACCCGTGGACTCGTACGGGGTCGGCACGTCGCTGGTCACCGGCTCCGGCGCGCCCACGTGCGGGATGGTCTACAAGCTCGTCGCCCGTGAGGGGGTGGACGGTCGGCTCGCGCCGGTGGCCAAGGCCTCGACCGCGAAGACGTCGACCGGGGGCCGCAAGAACGCGGCGCGACGGCTCGACGGCGAGGGGCGCGCGGTCGCCGAGGTCGTCGTGGGCGGTTCCGACGACGCGGTGCGTGCATGGACCCCGGACTCCGACGACCTGCGCGGACTGGTGGTCCCGCTCGTCGTCGACGGCGCGGTGCAGCCCGGCTGGACGGGCTCGGAGGGCGTCGCCGCCGCCGCCGCGCGCCACGCGGCGTCCCGCGACGAGCTGCCCCGCGGAGCGCGGCGGCTGTCGGCCGACGAGGCCGCGCTCCCGACGGTGACGCTGACGGTCTGA
- the clpS gene encoding ATP-dependent Clp protease adapter ClpS, protein MSVEIAPEETAHAEGAVAEPWVTVVWNDPVNLMSYVTYVFRSYFGYPQAKAEKLMLEVHEQGRSAVSTGNREQMEVDVQAMHGFGLWATLQRGEA, encoded by the coding sequence GTGTCCGTGGAGATCGCACCCGAGGAGACCGCCCACGCCGAGGGCGCCGTGGCCGAGCCCTGGGTGACGGTGGTCTGGAACGACCCGGTCAACCTCATGTCGTACGTCACCTACGTGTTCCGCTCGTACTTCGGCTACCCGCAGGCGAAGGCGGAGAAGCTGATGCTCGAGGTGCACGAGCAGGGCCGGTCGGCCGTGTCCACGGGCAACCGCGAACAGATGGAGGTGGACGTGCAGGCCATGCACGGGTTCGGCCTGTGGGCGACGCTGCAGCGGGGGGAGGCGTAG
- a CDS encoding DUF2017 family protein, whose translation MRAFRREGGDLVAEVDAGEREVLATVVADVAELLGGLPGTRPAGDAGDAGGDRPRGDALGEVHLRLDPLPAPDDPAVHRLLPDASRDDPEVTAEFRRLTEDDLRARKLRRLQELHTALLGPAPAGGTAVRGGRHRAGAVVRVPRDRAPELAATLTDVRLVLGERLGVTDEEASDRLEQEVVHGDPAPGDHAAQARQYLGSVFLALGWWQETLMACLLADLPEPPQHDGAGRD comes from the coding sequence GTGCGCGCGTTCCGGCGCGAGGGCGGGGACCTGGTCGCGGAGGTCGACGCGGGTGAGCGCGAGGTGCTCGCCACGGTGGTGGCCGACGTGGCGGAGCTGCTCGGCGGGCTCCCGGGGACCCGGCCCGCCGGGGACGCCGGGGACGCCGGGGGCGACCGTCCGCGCGGCGACGCGCTCGGCGAGGTGCACCTGCGGCTGGACCCGCTGCCCGCGCCCGACGACCCCGCCGTGCACCGGCTGCTGCCCGACGCCTCCCGGGACGACCCCGAGGTCACCGCCGAGTTCCGCCGGCTGACCGAGGACGACCTGCGCGCCCGCAAGCTCCGGCGCCTCCAGGAGCTGCACACCGCGCTGCTGGGCCCGGCGCCCGCGGGCGGCACGGCTGTCCGCGGTGGGCGCCACCGCGCGGGAGCGGTGGTCCGGGTGCCGCGCGACCGAGCCCCGGAGCTCGCGGCGACGCTGACCGACGTCCGCCTCGTGCTCGGCGAGCGGCTCGGCGTGACCGACGAGGAGGCGAGCGATCGGCTCGAGCAGGAGGTCGTGCACGGTGACCCGGCCCCTGGTGACCACGCGGCGCAGGCGCGCCAGTACCTCGGCTCGGTCTTCCTGGCGCTGGGCTGGTGGCAGGAGACCCTGATGGCGTGCCTGCTGGCGGACCTCCCGGAGCCGCCGCAGCACGACGGCGCCGGCCGGGACTAG
- the murI gene encoding glutamate racemase, with product MNDAPIGIFDSGVGGLTNARAIIDQLPHESVLYIGDTLNTPYGPKPLAAVRAHALEVMDDLVDAGVKMLVIACNTASSAVLRDARERYTLRKGLPVVEVILPAARRAVAATRTGRIGVIGTKATIESRAYDDAFAVAPGVQLTTQACPRFVEFVEAGVTSGPELLSVASEYLQPVKDAGVDTLVLGCTHYPLLTGVISYVMGEGVTLVSSAEETAKDVYRTLVAHDLERDPAAGPPQHRFLATGDPDSFAHLARRFLGPEVQHVEARGALR from the coding sequence GTGAACGACGCACCCATCGGGATCTTCGACTCGGGGGTGGGCGGTCTCACCAACGCGCGGGCGATCATCGACCAGCTCCCGCACGAGTCGGTGCTCTACATCGGCGACACCCTCAACACCCCGTACGGCCCGAAGCCGCTCGCGGCGGTCCGCGCCCACGCCCTCGAGGTGATGGACGACCTGGTGGACGCGGGTGTGAAGATGCTGGTCATCGCCTGCAACACGGCGTCGTCCGCGGTGCTGCGCGACGCCCGCGAGCGGTACACGCTGCGCAAGGGCCTGCCGGTCGTCGAGGTGATCCTCCCGGCGGCGCGGCGCGCGGTCGCCGCGACCCGCACCGGCCGCATCGGCGTCATCGGCACGAAGGCGACGATCGAGTCGCGGGCGTACGACGACGCGTTCGCGGTGGCGCCGGGCGTGCAGCTCACGACGCAGGCCTGCCCCCGGTTCGTCGAGTTCGTCGAGGCGGGCGTGACGTCGGGCCCGGAGCTGCTGAGCGTCGCGAGCGAGTACCTGCAGCCCGTCAAGGACGCGGGCGTCGACACGCTGGTGCTGGGCTGCACGCACTACCCGCTGCTCACCGGCGTGATCTCGTACGTGATGGGTGAGGGCGTCACGCTCGTGTCCTCGGCCGAGGAGACCGCGAAGGACGTCTACCGGACGCTCGTCGCCCACGACCTGGAGCGCGACCCGGCCGCGGGGCCGCCGCAGCACCGGTTCCTCGCCACCGGGGACCCGGACTCGTTCGCCCACCTCGCCCGGCGGTTCCTCGGCCCCGAGGTGCAGCACGTGGAGGCGCGCGGCGCCCTGCGCTGA
- a CDS encoding MBL fold metallo-hydrolase — protein sequence MRLVVVGSAGSFPGPDSAASSYLVQAEGPDGEGGTRTWSVLLDLGNGALGPLQRYLEPSRLDAVAISHLHADHVADVVVLGVMLRYDPRGCRSEPLPLFGPDGTAERLAQLSGHDPATDTGAHLALGTWRAGEAVRVGPLTILPVPVEHPVPAFGFRVSGPSSVDPGRTVTLGYTGDTDECPGLDDVARDADLLLAEAAYLESSDAPRGVHLTGLRAGRAAQRGGARRLLLTHLVAWNDPEASLAEAAGAYDGPLDLARPGAVVDL from the coding sequence ATGAGGCTGGTCGTCGTGGGCAGTGCCGGGTCGTTCCCGGGCCCGGACTCCGCCGCGTCCAGCTACCTGGTCCAGGCCGAGGGTCCGGACGGCGAGGGCGGCACCCGCACGTGGAGCGTGCTGCTCGACCTGGGCAACGGCGCGCTCGGCCCCCTCCAGCGGTACCTCGAGCCGTCGAGGCTCGACGCGGTCGCGATCAGCCACCTGCACGCCGACCACGTCGCCGACGTCGTCGTGCTGGGCGTGATGCTGCGCTACGACCCCCGGGGCTGCCGCTCGGAGCCGCTGCCGCTCTTCGGGCCCGACGGCACCGCGGAGCGTCTCGCGCAGCTCTCGGGCCACGACCCGGCCACCGACACCGGGGCGCACCTGGCGCTGGGTACCTGGCGGGCGGGTGAGGCCGTCCGGGTCGGGCCGCTGACGATCCTGCCCGTCCCCGTCGAGCACCCCGTGCCCGCGTTCGGGTTCCGCGTCTCCGGCCCGTCCTCGGTCGACCCGGGGCGCACCGTCACGCTCGGCTACACCGGCGACACCGACGAGTGCCCGGGACTCGACGACGTCGCGCGCGACGCGGACCTGCTGCTCGCGGAGGCGGCGTACCTGGAGTCGTCGGACGCGCCCCGCGGCGTGCACCTCACGGGGCTGCGCGCCGGGCGGGCCGCGCAACGGGGCGGCGCGCGGCGGCTGCTGCTCACCCACCTGGTCGCCTGGAACGACCCGGAGGCGAGCCTCGCGGAGGCGGCCGGCGCGTACGACGGGCCGCTCGACCTGGCCCGGCCGGGCGCGGTCGTCGACCTCTGA
- the rph gene encoding ribonuclease PH: MTTEPTTSTSAVPATPRADGRAPDALRPIAITRRYLDAGEGSVLVEFGGTKVLCVASFTAGVPRWRKGSGEGWVTAEYAMLPRSTTTRSDRESVRGKIGGRTHEISRLIGRSLRAVVDVAALGENTIVLDCDVLQADGGTRTAAVTGAYVALADAVAWGVAQKQVDRKRTVLRDSVSAVSVGIVDGRPVLDLPYVEDVRAETDMNVVVTGSGSFVEVQGTAEHAPFDRAELDALLDLALVGTGELARVQAEVLALPVADGPVTVRGGSATPGPAVPA, from the coding sequence ATGACCACCGAGCCCACCACCTCGACGTCCGCCGTGCCCGCGACCCCGCGCGCCGACGGCCGCGCGCCTGACGCGTTGCGGCCGATCGCGATCACCCGCCGCTACCTCGACGCGGGTGAGGGCAGCGTGCTCGTGGAGTTCGGCGGCACCAAGGTGCTGTGCGTGGCGTCGTTCACCGCGGGCGTCCCGCGCTGGCGCAAGGGCTCGGGCGAGGGCTGGGTCACCGCCGAGTACGCGATGCTGCCGCGCTCCACCACCACCCGGTCGGACCGGGAGTCGGTGCGCGGGAAGATCGGCGGTCGCACGCACGAGATCTCCCGACTGATCGGCCGCTCGCTGCGCGCGGTCGTGGACGTCGCCGCGCTGGGTGAGAACACGATCGTGCTGGACTGCGACGTGCTGCAGGCGGACGGCGGGACGCGGACCGCGGCCGTGACCGGCGCGTACGTGGCGCTCGCGGACGCGGTGGCGTGGGGCGTGGCGCAGAAGCAGGTCGACCGGAAGCGGACCGTGCTGCGCGACTCCGTGTCGGCGGTGAGCGTCGGCATCGTGGACGGCCGCCCCGTGCTGGACCTGCCGTACGTCGAGGACGTCCGCGCCGAGACGGATATGAACGTCGTCGTCACCGGCTCGGGCTCGTTCGTCGAGGTGCAGGGCACGGCCGAGCACGCCCCGTTCGACCGCGCGGAGCTGGACGCGCTGCTCGACCTGGCGCTGGTCGGCACCGGTGAGCTCGCCCGCGTGCAGGCGGAGGTGCTGGCGCTGCCGGTGGCGGACGGCCCCGTCACGGTCCGCGGCGGCTCGGCGACGCCGGGTCCGGCGGTGCCCGCGTGA
- the rdgB gene encoding RdgB/HAM1 family non-canonical purine NTP pyrophosphatase, with protein MTAPARLVLATHNAHKLTELRAILVPALPGLDPASVVGARDVGAPEPVEDGVTFAENALIKARALARHTGLPAVADDSGLSVDVLGGAPGIFSARWAGRHGDDRANLDLLLAQLADIAPEHRAARFTCAAALVTPDGAEHVELGHLRGTLAREPRGEHGFGYDPVLVPEGETRTCAELTPDEKNRISHRGQAFRALVPAVVAVLAGAPAGGPAAGG; from the coding sequence GTGACCGCGCCCGCCCGCCTCGTCCTCGCGACGCACAACGCCCACAAGCTGACCGAGCTGCGGGCGATCCTCGTCCCGGCGCTGCCCGGCCTGGACCCGGCCTCGGTGGTGGGCGCGCGCGACGTCGGCGCCCCGGAGCCCGTCGAGGACGGCGTGACGTTCGCGGAGAACGCCCTCATCAAGGCGCGCGCGCTCGCCCGGCACACCGGCCTGCCCGCGGTCGCGGACGACTCCGGGCTGTCGGTGGACGTGCTCGGCGGTGCGCCCGGCATCTTCTCGGCGCGCTGGGCCGGCCGGCACGGCGACGACCGCGCGAACCTCGACCTGCTGCTCGCGCAGCTCGCCGACATCGCGCCCGAGCACCGCGCGGCGCGGTTCACCTGCGCGGCGGCGCTCGTCACCCCGGACGGCGCCGAGCACGTGGAGCTCGGGCACCTGCGCGGCACGCTCGCGCGGGAGCCGCGGGGGGAGCACGGCTTCGGGTACGACCCGGTGCTGGTGCCCGAGGGGGAGACGCGCACGTGCGCGGAGCTGACGCCGGACGAGAAGAACCGCATCTCGCACCGCGGTCAGGCGTTCCGGGCGCTCGTGCCCGCCGTGGTCGCGGTGCTCGCCGGGGCGCCCGCGGGCGGTCCGGCGGCCGGCGGCTGA
- a CDS encoding ABC-F family ATP-binding cassette domain-containing protein, which translates to MAEVHLVADALTFGYPGRPVLDAVSVSASAGDRVGLVGENGAGKTTLLRLLAGDLVPTSGEVRRAGSVAVVQQELDVPPGSTVGDLVRRTAGDVRAAAARLDEVVARFDHASGDLAELTEALAAAERLAAWDVDRRVDEALTRFGAPRDPGRRLDTLSVGEAYRARLACHVAERADILLLDEPTNHLDAGGIDYLTAELQQWPGVVVIVTHDRRLLDDVMTAVLDLDPSMDGRPVLYGATRYATYRFQKDQALRRWRARYAQERKRAARLAERLDASYEGLSDEWRPPKGSQKHRRATRARLHVKAADRLVQRLEAEAVEVPVPPPALAFPDLPSLPPGYAGGPLLELRAPRVAGRLDLPGVRVDLPPAGRLLVTGANGAGKSTLLAALTGQVPLDRGHRSVAPGVRLGVLVQDDDSPVRLAMTGFEAAARRAIDLLESGALDPAHVLPVAALGLLEEADLERPLRELSVGQRRRFELAAALLAAPHVLVLDEPTNHLSIALVDELTEALRLTSAAVVVATHDRAMRADLAGWPVLDL; encoded by the coding sequence GTGGCCGAGGTCCACCTCGTCGCGGACGCCCTCACGTTCGGCTACCCGGGGCGCCCGGTGCTCGACGCCGTCAGCGTCTCGGCGTCCGCGGGTGACCGCGTCGGCCTGGTGGGCGAGAACGGCGCCGGCAAGACGACGCTGCTGCGTCTGCTCGCGGGCGACCTGGTGCCCACGTCCGGCGAGGTGCGGCGCGCGGGTTCGGTCGCGGTGGTGCAGCAGGAGCTCGACGTGCCGCCGGGCTCGACCGTCGGGGACCTGGTGCGACGCACGGCGGGGGACGTGCGCGCGGCCGCGGCCCGCCTGGACGAGGTCGTCGCGCGCTTCGACCACGCGTCGGGCGACCTCGCGGAGCTGACCGAGGCGCTGGCCGCGGCGGAGCGGCTCGCGGCCTGGGACGTCGACCGGCGCGTCGACGAGGCGCTGACGCGGTTCGGGGCACCGCGGGACCCGGGTCGGCGGCTCGACACGCTCAGCGTCGGCGAGGCCTACCGCGCGCGGCTCGCCTGCCACGTCGCGGAGCGGGCCGACATCCTGCTGCTCGACGAGCCCACGAACCACCTCGACGCCGGCGGCATCGACTACCTGACCGCCGAGCTCCAGCAGTGGCCGGGCGTCGTCGTCATCGTCACGCACGACCGCCGGCTGCTCGACGACGTCATGACCGCCGTCCTCGACCTCGACCCCTCGATGGACGGGCGGCCCGTGCTGTACGGCGCCACCCGGTACGCGACGTACCGGTTCCAGAAGGACCAGGCGCTGCGCCGGTGGCGCGCCCGGTACGCGCAGGAGCGCAAGCGGGCCGCGCGGCTCGCCGAGCGCCTCGACGCCTCGTACGAGGGGCTGTCCGACGAGTGGCGCCCGCCGAAGGGCTCGCAGAAGCACCGCCGCGCCACCCGCGCCCGCCTGCACGTCAAGGCCGCCGACCGCCTCGTGCAGCGCCTGGAGGCGGAGGCCGTCGAGGTGCCCGTGCCGCCGCCGGCGCTCGCGTTCCCCGACCTCCCGTCGCTGCCGCCCGGGTACGCCGGAGGGCCGCTGCTGGAGCTGCGCGCCCCGCGCGTGGCCGGACGGCTGGACCTCCCGGGCGTGCGGGTGGACCTGCCGCCCGCCGGACGGCTGCTCGTCACCGGGGCGAACGGGGCGGGCAAGTCCACGCTGCTCGCGGCGCTGACGGGCCAGGTGCCGCTCGACCGGGGCCACCGCTCCGTCGCGCCGGGCGTCCGCCTCGGCGTGCTCGTCCAGGACGACGACAGCCCCGTCCGCCTCGCGATGACCGGCTTCGAGGCGGCCGCCCGCCGGGCGATCGACCTGCTGGAGTCCGGCGCGCTCGACCCGGCGCACGTCCTGCCCGTCGCCGCGCTGGGCCTGCTCGAGGAGGCCGACCTGGAACGACCGCTGCGCGAGCTCTCGGTCGGGCAGCGGCGGCGCTTCGAGCTGGCGGCGGCCCTCCTCGCCGCACCGCACGTGCTCGTGCTGGACGAGCCGACCAACCACCTGTCGATCGCGCTGGTGGACGAGCTCACGGAGGCGCTGCGGCTCACGTCCGCCGCGGTCGTCGTCGCGACGCACGACCGGGCCATGCGCGCGGACCTCGCGGGCTGGCCGGTGCTCGACCTCTGA